The sequence below is a genomic window from Deltaproteobacteria bacterium.
CATCAAAAGATTTTCGAATGCTATTTCCAGATGGACATGCAGAAAGATCACTGCGTAAGGGGCCATGGACTCGGGCTTGCCGGAGTCATGGTCCTGGTGGAAGACATGGGAGGTGAGTTGACCCTGGAAAGTGATACGGGAAAAGGGGCCACCTTTTCCGTCAGAATACCCATATAAAGGGTCCTTGTACCTTAACGAGACCCTTGAAAAATGTTCAAATTTTATTCAAGGTCAAGGAAGGCGAAAATTTTAACCGCCCCGCTTGGGATGCCAAGCGGGACAGGCATCTATACATTGAAGTATTTCGAGGATTAAAATTTAAGCCTGACGCAGAGATTGGGAAAAAGAGGACGTTTTTCAAAGGTCTCTTAACGGCAAACCCAAAGGGACCTATTTTTAAGAAGGGGATTAAATCACAATATTTTTTCTACATCTTCTTTGGTGACAATCACCCTGCTCTCAAAATCTTTCCAAAACGCCCTGTCTTTTTCCTTCCACCCTTCACCGAATTGTTTGTCAAAGAATGGTTTCAGGCGGGCGAACCAACGCCCCTTCTTCCCCTCACCCTTCTCTTGCTCCTCAAGGATGTCCCTGACATAGACGGAGATTTCAGGAAGCTTATCTTTGGGCACATAGGAATGTGCCCCTTCTTTGATGGACCTGACGAGATTGTCGGGGCTTAGGGCGTGGGCGGTCAACATCAATACAGGGATGCCTTTTTGGGTGGCTATCCGCAGCAGCTCATAGCCGTTTACCCCCATAATATCGAAAATACAGAGGTCATAAGTATTCTTATCAAGAAACTTTTTGGCGGTCTCAAAACTAGGGGCCGAGTCAATGAGACACATGCTCAACATGTCCTCGATGGTTTCAAGGACATCAGGCTCGTCATCGACAACCAGAACCTTCTTTCCCTCAAGGATATCATCTGCCTGCATTTTGATTCCTCCTTTCCTGTGAATCAGGGCCCGGTGAAGAAGGGTAAAGGGTCAACAGGGGAGAGACCTGTTTGAATATTAACGGCCGTTCATTGATTTTTTGGAACCTACAGGTTTCGAGTCGATAAGGATGTGAACAGGTGGATATTAAATGATGAATAGTTTGGAGGCCATGTTCACGCCCATGAACATGACTGAATTTCATTTGATCTTAGCCTTGGAAGGCCTCGCAGTCAACCGATTTGTTCATGCTGGGGAATGTTGTTGTTGGAGGATGTTCGCTGCGTTTCAAGATTGTAGCCTGTATTTTTCCTTCTGGCGATGCTGTCTTTATCGCGCTGGACTCAGGAAAGGAGGAGGGGAGGGTGGTTTACCTTGAGAAGGGGTTGGTACTTGTGTTATTATTCGTCCTATCTCAATGGAAAGAAGGAGGCCGATATGGATTTCATCGAAAAAGCGAAGATTCGGCTCCAACACTGGATCAGTCATAATGAACATCACCTCGAGGAATACGAATTGTTCGCTGAGCAACTCGAAAGCGAAGGCAACGCCCAAAGTGCCGGTCATATCAGAGAAATGGTAGACCTGACAGCCAAGAGCACCGATTGTCTCCGCAAGGCTTTGAAGGCCCTGGACTAATAAGCCGGAATTTACATTAATAAAGGCTTTTTGGGAGGATGTCCGGTTATGTGTGAGGCTCATGCCTATTTACTGAAGAACGGGGTAGAGGAGTTGGTCCTGGAAAATGTCGACG
It includes:
- a CDS encoding response regulator — translated: MQADDILEGKKVLVVDDEPDVLETIEDMLSMCLIDSAPSFETAKKFLDKNTYDLCIFDIMGVNGYELLRIATQKGIPVLMLTAHALSPDNLVRSIKEGAHSYVPKDKLPEISVYVRDILEEQEKGEGKKGRWFARLKPFFDKQFGEGWKEKDRAFWKDFESRVIVTKEDVEKIL